From Actinomycetota bacterium, one genomic window encodes:
- the atpB gene encoding F0F1 ATP synthase subunit A — ALWALIVGIFCYLVSRGARVLPDRKQMAFEALYEYVRDNLVGAVMHGKTAAAWFPYIISLFLFILISNLIGLVPFFLGLDHRGIPTIATYAATSNINVTVALAAMTFVLTHVSGIRANGPVGYFKGWVPGTAPAVLKPVLFLIHVVSEIFRLVSLGVRLFANLLAGHIMILVFYDLIFMLSSIAMIAILAPVIEAGVFAISAFEIFVAAIQAYIFAILTAVYIGGAIKQEH; from the coding sequence GCCTTGTGGGCGCTGATCGTCGGGATCTTCTGCTATCTGGTGTCTCGTGGCGCCCGTGTCCTGCCTGATCGAAAACAAATGGCCTTCGAAGCACTCTACGAGTATGTCCGCGACAACCTCGTCGGCGCCGTCATGCACGGTAAGACCGCGGCCGCCTGGTTTCCCTACATCATCTCGCTCTTCCTGTTTATCCTGATCAGCAACCTCATAGGCTTGGTGCCGTTCTTCCTGGGTCTCGATCATCGCGGCATTCCCACAATTGCCACTTATGCGGCGACATCCAATATTAACGTCACGGTTGCTCTGGCGGCGATGACCTTCGTTTTGACGCATGTTTCCGGGATTCGCGCCAATGGACCAGTAGGCTATTTCAAAGGCTGGGTGCCGGGTACCGCTCCAGCGGTGCTGAAACCGGTGTTATTCCTGATTCACGTGGTCAGCGAGATCTTCCGTCTGGTTTCGCTTGGCGTCAGGCTTTTCGCAAATCTGCTGGCCGGCCATATCATGATCCTGGTGTTCTACGATCTGATCTTCATGCTGTCGTCGATAGCGATGATTGCCATTCTTGCGCCAGTGATCGAGGCTGGCGTGTTCGCCATCAGCGCCTTCGAGATTTTCGTGGCGGCAATTCAGGCTTATATCTTCGCCATTCTCACGGCGGTTTACATCGGCGGGGCGATCAAGCAGGAGCATTAA
- the atpE gene encoding ATP synthase F0 subunit C, which translates to MDNKALALLAAGISMGIGALGPGIGIGYLVGKSVEGIARQPEASGDIRTTMFIGIGVTEAVALYALVIAILLIFVA; encoded by the coding sequence ATGGACAATAAAGCGTTAGCTCTTTTAGCTGCCGGCATCTCCATGGGTATAGGCGCCCTGGGCCCCGGCATCGGCATTGGCTACCTGGTCGGCAAAAGCGTCGAGGGTATCGCCAGGCAGCCGGAGGCTTCAGGCGACATCCGGACCACCATGTTCATTGGTATTGGTGTGACCGAGGCCGTCGCTCTGTACGCCCTGGTTATCGCAATTCTGCTTATCTTTGTCGCTTAA
- the atpF gene encoding F0F1 ATP synthase subunit B: protein MINPEPGLAIWTIITFLILFFFLKKFAFGPIQNMIDKRRDSIEESIKAAEHSRLEGERLLAEYRESIAAAKHEAEEIIDRAHKVGESTKSEIVGQAREQAQKEVEGARDQIQRETRKAIQEIKDQVADLTILAAGKVTGKTMNREDHLRLVDEALSEVDFDQLGAGGQ from the coding sequence ATGATAAATCCTGAACCCGGATTAGCCATATGGACCATTATTACGTTCCTGATTCTGTTCTTCTTTCTGAAGAAGTTCGCTTTTGGTCCCATACAAAACATGATTGACAAGCGCCGCGACTCCATCGAGGAGAGCATCAAGGCGGCGGAGCATTCCCGCCTCGAAGGCGAGCGTCTGCTCGCGGAATACCGCGAGTCAATAGCCGCGGCCAAGCACGAGGCTGAGGAGATCATCGATCGCGCCCACAAGGTGGGGGAAAGCACCAAATCCGAGATCGTCGGCCAGGCACGGGAGCAGGCGCAGAAGGAAGTAGAAGGCGCCCGCGACCAGATCCAGCGCGAGACCCGCAAGGCCATCCAGGAGATAAAGGACCAGGTCGCAGACCTGACCATCCTGGCGGCCGGCAAGGTCACAGGCAAGACCATGAACCGCGAGGATCATCTGCGCCTGGTGGACGAAGCCCTGTCAGAAGTCGATTTCGATCAGCTCGGCGCCGGAGGGCAGTAA
- the atpH gene encoding ATP synthase F1 subunit delta, whose product MGESNITNVYAQALFEAARDAGTLEATAADLKAFSTAMEGSRELTAVMLNPRINSVTKKKVVAELTEGGDRIFVNGINLIIDKRHSDLLVDLNERFQKLLQKENGIVEVEITSAVELPEETRAGIRKRIEDAIGKKVDIKETVRADILGGLVLRFGDVIVDSSLQAKLEQLRVRLAQANIGSE is encoded by the coding sequence TTGGGCGAGTCAAATATAACGAATGTCTACGCTCAGGCGCTCTTTGAAGCGGCGCGGGACGCCGGCACGCTGGAAGCAACTGCGGCCGACCTGAAGGCCTTCAGCACGGCCATGGAAGGTTCCCGCGAGCTGACGGCGGTCATGTTGAACCCTCGCATCAACTCGGTCACCAAGAAGAAAGTGGTGGCGGAGCTGACCGAGGGCGGCGACCGCATCTTCGTCAACGGCATCAACCTGATCATCGACAAGCGCCACTCGGATCTGCTCGTGGATCTCAACGAGCGATTCCAGAAGCTCCTGCAGAAGGAGAACGGGATAGTGGAGGTCGAGATCACGTCGGCGGTTGAGCTGCCGGAAGAGACCAGGGCTGGGATTCGGAAGCGGATCGAGGATGCGATCGGCAAGAAGGTCGATATCAAGGAGACCGTCCGCGCTGACATCCTCGGCGGACTCGTTCTTAGATTTGGAGATGTAATCGTGGACAGCAGCCTGCAGGCGAAGCTCGAACAGCTGCGCGTCAGGCTTGCCCAAGCCAACATAGGGAGTGAATAG
- the atpA gene encoding F0F1 ATP synthase subunit alpha: MKLRPEEITAVLKSQIENYEAEVEVEEVGRVLEVGDGIARVHGLERAMASEMLEFPHDVVGLALNLEEDNVGVVLMGEDTLIAEGDLVKRSGKVMSVPVGEALVGRVVNALGRPIDDKGPIETSEYRPVEFKAPGVLQRQPVRVPLQTGLKSIDSMIPIGRGQRELIIGDRRTGKTAIAVDTILNQKGQDVICIYVAIGQKASNVASVVAKLEAEGAMDYTIVVMASASETAPLKYLAPYVGTAMGEYFCYKGMDALCIYDDLTKHADAYRQMSLLLRRPPGREAYPGDVFYLHSRLLERSVKLADSLGGGSLTALPIVETQAGDVSAYIPTNIISITDGQIFLEPDLFYSGVRPAINVGISVSRVGGNAQLKAMKKVAGKLRLDMAQYNALKAFAQFGSELDAATQAQLARGERVVVSLNQGQFTPMPVEEQVAVLFAATQGYLDGIDVDRVPEFNKGLVDHLKAEHADVLSTIKEEKDLSDDTEAKLRAALEAFLKDFSPDQEELAVPAAS, from the coding sequence TTGAAACTGCGTCCTGAAGAAATCACCGCGGTTCTCAAGAGCCAGATTGAGAACTACGAGGCCGAAGTCGAAGTCGAGGAGGTGGGCCGGGTCCTGGAGGTGGGGGACGGCATCGCCCGTGTCCACGGCTTGGAACGCGCCATGGCCTCCGAGATGCTCGAGTTTCCCCATGATGTTGTCGGTCTGGCCCTCAACCTCGAGGAAGACAACGTCGGTGTGGTGCTCATGGGTGAAGACACCCTCATCGCCGAAGGCGACCTGGTAAAGCGTAGCGGCAAGGTCATGAGCGTGCCAGTAGGCGAAGCTCTGGTCGGCCGCGTGGTCAACGCCCTCGGCCGTCCCATCGACGACAAGGGCCCGATCGAGACCAGCGAATACCGCCCGGTCGAGTTCAAGGCTCCCGGCGTGCTGCAGCGCCAGCCGGTGCGCGTGCCGCTGCAGACCGGCCTGAAGTCGATCGACTCGATGATTCCCATCGGCCGCGGCCAGCGCGAGCTCATCATCGGTGACCGCCGGACCGGCAAGACCGCCATCGCCGTGGATACGATCCTGAACCAGAAAGGCCAGGACGTCATCTGCATCTATGTGGCCATCGGCCAGAAGGCCTCCAACGTGGCCAGCGTCGTCGCCAAGCTCGAAGCCGAAGGCGCGATGGATTACACGATCGTGGTCATGGCCTCCGCTTCCGAGACGGCGCCGCTCAAGTACCTGGCGCCTTATGTCGGCACGGCCATGGGCGAATATTTTTGTTACAAAGGCATGGACGCGCTCTGCATCTACGACGATCTGACCAAGCACGCGGATGCTTACCGCCAGATGTCGCTGCTGCTGCGCCGGCCTCCCGGGCGCGAGGCTTATCCCGGCGACGTCTTCTACCTGCACTCCCGTCTGCTGGAGCGCTCGGTCAAGCTGGCCGACAGCCTGGGCGGCGGCTCGCTTACCGCCCTGCCGATCGTGGAGACGCAGGCCGGCGACGTATCGGCCTATATTCCGACGAACATCATTTCCATCACCGACGGCCAGATCTTCCTGGAGCCCGATCTCTTTTACTCGGGCGTCAGGCCGGCCATCAACGTAGGTATCTCGGTCAGCCGCGTCGGCGGCAACGCCCAGCTCAAGGCGATGAAGAAGGTCGCCGGCAAGCTGCGCCTGGACATGGCCCAGTACAACGCACTCAAGGCCTTCGCCCAGTTCGGCTCCGAGCTCGACGCCGCCACCCAGGCCCAGCTGGCCCGTGGCGAGCGCGTGGTCGTCTCCCTGAACCAGGGCCAGTTCACGCCAATGCCGGTCGAGGAGCAGGTGGCGGTGCTGTTTGCGGCCACCCAGGGTTATCTCGACGGCATCGACGTCGATCGCGTGCCCGAGTTCAACAAGGGCCTCGTCGACCACCTCAAGGCCGAGCACGCTGACGTGCTCTCCACCATCAAGGAAGAGAAGGACTTGAGCGATGACACCGAGGCCAAGCTGCGCGCGGCCCTCGAGGCTTTCCTCAAGGACTTCAGCCCCGACCAGGAGGAGCTCGCGGTTCCGGCTGCTTCCTAG
- the atpG gene encoding ATP synthase F1 subunit gamma, which yields MAKLKDISRRIGSVANTRKTTKAMEMVAGARLRRAQSRIEALRPYAERMFELMQEVAKHANEGDQFPLLEVHDEIKRVGIVMLTGDRGLAGGFNSNIIRHGLMLHDELVAEGKEVVWIVIGKKGVGTMRFRGFTIQESIQGITDRPKYTDAEDVAHRIATMYAAGGLDKVHLVYNHFKSPVEQIVTEQVILPLGKELVEAVPEPVEEGAIKKLEGDFIYEPNASAILAGLLPTYVDTTIYRALLESTASEHGARMTAMRNASDNAEEMIDKLTLDMNKARQAAITQDILEVVAGAEALG from the coding sequence ATGGCAAAGCTAAAAGATATCTCGCGGCGGATCGGATCTGTCGCCAATACCCGCAAGACGACCAAGGCCATGGAGATGGTGGCCGGCGCCAGGCTGCGCCGGGCGCAGTCGCGCATCGAGGCCCTGCGGCCCTACGCCGAGCGCATGTTCGAGCTGATGCAGGAGGTCGCCAAGCACGCCAACGAGGGCGATCAGTTCCCCCTGCTCGAGGTCCACGACGAGATCAAGCGGGTCGGCATCGTCATGCTGACGGGTGACCGCGGCCTCGCCGGCGGCTTCAACTCGAACATAATCAGGCACGGCCTGATGCTGCACGACGAGCTGGTGGCGGAGGGCAAGGAAGTGGTCTGGATCGTCATCGGCAAGAAGGGCGTCGGCACCATGCGCTTCCGCGGCTTCACGATCCAGGAATCGATCCAGGGCATCACCGACCGGCCCAAGTACACCGACGCCGAGGATGTCGCCCACCGCATCGCCACCATGTATGCGGCGGGCGGACTCGACAAGGTGCACCTGGTCTACAACCATTTCAAATCCCCGGTGGAGCAGATCGTGACCGAGCAGGTCATCCTTCCCCTGGGGAAAGAGCTGGTCGAGGCCGTTCCCGAGCCGGTTGAGGAAGGCGCGATCAAGAAGCTCGAGGGCGATTTCATCTACGAGCCGAACGCATCGGCGATCCTGGCGGGACTGCTGCCCACATATGTGGACACGACAATCTACAGGGCGCTGCTGGAGTCGACCGCCAGCGAGCACGGCGCCCGCATGACCGCCATGCGCAACGCTTCCGATAACGCCGAGGAGATGATCGACAAGCTGACGCTCGACATGAACAAGGCGCGTCAGGCGGCCATCACCCAGGATATCCTCGAAGTCGTCGCCGGCGCCGAGGCGCTGGGGTAA
- the atpD gene encoding F0F1 ATP synthase subunit beta, producing MEMNTGTIVEVIGPVLDVKFEEQLPAIYNALEVQVPQEDGTSKRLVAEVQQHLGDNKVRAVALDNTDGIARGLEVIDTGDGISVPVGNATLGRLFNVIGEAIDDLGEVKADENWPIHRSAPAFEELTPTDEIFETGIKVIDLLAPYVKGGKTGLFGGAGVGKTVLIMELIHNIASQHGGVSVVSGVGERTREGNELYGEMSDGGVLDKTCLVYGQMNEPPGARLRVGLTALTMAEYFRDKMGQDVLYFLDNIFRFSQAGSEVSALLGRMPSAVGYQPTLASEMGELQERITSTKSGSITSVQAVYVPADDLTDPAPANTFAHLDSTTVLSRAISEMGIYPAVDPLDSTSRILSPLAVGEEHYAVATRVQEILQRYKELQDIIAILGMDELSDEDKLTVTRARKLQRFLSQPFHVAETFSGRPGVYVALKDTVRGFKEIIEGKHDDLPEQAFYMAGGIEEVVKNAQEMGGQAVEAEGAGGEEEAA from the coding sequence ATAGAAATGAATACAGGTACGATTGTCGAAGTCATCGGGCCGGTTCTGGACGTGAAGTTCGAAGAACAGCTGCCGGCCATCTACAACGCCCTGGAGGTCCAGGTGCCTCAGGAGGACGGGACCAGCAAGCGGCTGGTCGCCGAGGTGCAGCAGCACCTGGGTGACAACAAGGTGCGCGCCGTGGCCCTGGACAACACCGACGGCATCGCCCGCGGCCTCGAGGTAATCGATACCGGCGACGGCATCAGCGTGCCGGTCGGCAACGCGACGCTCGGCCGCCTCTTCAACGTCATCGGCGAGGCCATCGACGACCTCGGCGAGGTCAAGGCCGACGAGAACTGGCCGATCCACCGCTCGGCGCCCGCCTTTGAGGAACTGACACCGACCGACGAGATCTTTGAGACCGGCATCAAGGTCATCGATCTGCTGGCGCCTTACGTCAAGGGCGGCAAGACCGGCCTGTTCGGCGGCGCCGGCGTAGGCAAGACCGTCCTCATCATGGAGCTCATCCACAATATTGCCTCACAGCACGGCGGCGTCTCCGTGGTCTCCGGCGTGGGCGAGCGCACCCGTGAGGGCAACGAGCTTTACGGGGAAATGAGCGATGGCGGTGTCCTCGACAAGACCTGCCTGGTCTACGGCCAGATGAACGAGCCCCCCGGGGCCCGTCTGCGTGTCGGCCTGACCGCCCTGACCATGGCGGAATACTTCCGCGACAAGATGGGCCAGGACGTACTCTACTTCCTTGACAATATCTTCCGCTTCTCGCAGGCGGGCTCGGAAGTGTCGGCCCTCCTGGGACGCATGCCGTCCGCCGTGGGTTATCAGCCGACGCTGGCCTCGGAGATGGGCGAGCTGCAGGAGCGCATCACTTCCACCAAGAGCGGCTCGATCACATCGGTGCAGGCAGTATATGTACCTGCTGACGACCTTACCGACCCGGCGCCGGCGAACACTTTCGCCCACCTGGACTCAACGACCGTCCTTTCGCGCGCCATTTCTGAAATGGGCATCTATCCGGCCGTCGATCCGCTCGATTCGACTTCACGGATCCTTTCGCCGCTGGCTGTAGGCGAGGAGCACTACGCAGTAGCTACCCGCGTGCAGGAGATCCTGCAGCGGTACAAGGAGCTGCAGGACATCATCGCCATCCTGGGCATGGACGAGCTCTCCGACGAGGACAAGCTCACCGTTACCAGGGCGCGCAAGCTGCAGCGTTTCCTGTCGCAGCCGTTCCATGTGGCTGAGACATTCTCCGGACGCCCGGGTGTTTACGTTGCGCTCAAGGATACGGTCCGCGGCTTCAAGGAGATCATCGAGGGCAAGCACGACGACCTGCCCGAGCAGGCCTTCTACATGGCCGGCGGCATCGAGGAAGTCGTCAAGAATGCCCAGGAAATGGGCGGCCAGGCCGTCGAGGCCGAAGGCGCCGGCGGCGAAGAGGAAGCGGCCTAG
- the atpC gene encoding ATP synthase F1 subunit epsilon translates to MAVEEKTITGLKCEIVTPEGLVYDGRADVVVVPGEMGELGILPRHAPLVSRTVIGEVRVNESGNGWKFMAVGTGYVKMQFDRLLLLVNTAENAVDIDVERSKAALERAEKFLARADESEVDTHRAEQSRRRAANRLKVAGKV, encoded by the coding sequence ATGGCAGTAGAAGAAAAAACAATCACAGGCCTCAAGTGCGAGATAGTCACCCCGGAAGGGCTGGTCTATGACGGGCGCGCCGACGTCGTCGTCGTACCCGGCGAGATGGGCGAGCTCGGCATCCTGCCCCGACACGCGCCGCTGGTGTCGCGCACGGTCATCGGCGAGGTCAGGGTCAACGAGAGCGGCAATGGTTGGAAGTTCATGGCTGTGGGTACAGGATACGTCAAGATGCAGTTCGACCGGCTGCTGCTGCTCGTGAACACCGCCGAGAACGCCGTGGATATCGACGTCGAGAGGTCGAAGGCGGCGCTGGAGCGCGCAGAGAAGTTTCTCGCCCGCGCCGACGAGTCTGAAGTCGATACTCACCGGGCTGAGCAGTCCCGCCGCCGGGCCGCCAACCGGCTCAAGGTTGCAGGAAAAGTCTAG
- the murA gene encoding UDP-N-acetylglucosamine 1-carboxyvinyltransferase: MAKYVINGGFPLVGSVRVSGAKNSALKLMAASLLTSGKVTLHNVPLIKDVFTMADVLREIGADVQIGADSVEIDASGELSHTTPYELVRKMRASIVVMGPLLARLHRARVAMPGGCNIGPRQINFHLSGLEKLGARINADHGFINVATNGLTGDVISLDYPSVGATENVMMAACMARGRTVIESAAREPEIIDLAKFLTSMGANIAGAGSDTIVIEGVEELGGTAHTVIPDRVEAGTFMVAAAVTEGDIEIEGINPLYLEIFISKLRAIGVSIQEFDHRVRCKGDGEYGSADIATLPHPGFPTDLQAPMIVLLSLARGHSIVTENVFENRFGFVDELNRLGANVRVSGHHAVVHGDSRLEGAIVEAPDLRAGAALVLAGLAASGTTEVGRIGHIDRGYEEFEQKLQGLGADIQRVETNDRSHSVAPFN; this comes from the coding sequence ATGGCCAAATACGTAATTAACGGTGGTTTTCCCCTCGTGGGCTCGGTGAGGGTGTCCGGGGCCAAGAACTCGGCCCTGAAGCTGATGGCGGCTTCCCTGCTGACCTCAGGCAAGGTCACTCTCCACAATGTCCCCCTGATCAAGGACGTCTTCACGATGGCGGACGTGCTCAGGGAGATCGGCGCCGACGTGCAAATCGGCGCCGACAGCGTTGAGATCGACGCCTCCGGAGAGCTCTCGCACACAACACCCTACGAACTCGTGCGCAAGATGCGCGCGTCGATCGTCGTCATGGGCCCCCTGCTGGCGCGCCTGCACCGCGCCCGCGTGGCCATGCCCGGCGGCTGTAACATCGGCCCCCGGCAGATAAATTTCCATTTAAGCGGCCTGGAAAAACTGGGCGCACGCATCAATGCCGACCACGGCTTCATCAACGTCGCCACCAACGGGCTCACCGGCGACGTCATCAGCCTCGATTACCCCAGCGTCGGCGCCACCGAGAACGTGATGATGGCTGCCTGCATGGCCCGGGGACGCACCGTGATCGAGAGCGCCGCCCGCGAACCTGAGATCATCGATCTGGCCAAGTTCCTGACCTCGATGGGCGCCAATATCGCCGGCGCCGGCTCGGACACGATCGTCATCGAGGGCGTCGAGGAACTGGGCGGCACCGCCCATACGGTCATTCCCGACCGGGTCGAAGCCGGGACCTTCATGGTAGCCGCCGCGGTCACCGAGGGCGACATCGAGATCGAAGGCATCAACCCCCTTTATCTGGAGATCTTCATCAGCAAGCTGCGCGCCATCGGCGTCAGCATCCAGGAGTTCGACCATCGCGTCCGCTGCAAGGGCGACGGCGAGTATGGCAGCGCCGACATCGCCACCCTGCCGCATCCGGGTTTCCCCACCGATCTGCAGGCTCCGATGATAGTCCTGCTGTCGCTGGCCCGCGGCCACAGCATCGTCACCGAGAATGTTTTCGAGAACCGTTTTGGTTTCGTCGACGAGCTCAACCGCCTCGGCGCCAACGTTCGCGTCAGCGGCCATCATGCCGTGGTGCATGGAGACAGCCGGCTGGAGGGCGCCATCGTCGAGGCGCCCGACCTGCGCGCGGGCGCCGCCCTGGTGCTGGCCGGTCTGGCGGCATCCGGGACCACCGAGGTCGGCCGCATCGGCCACATCGATCGCGGCTACGAGGAATTCGAGCAGAAACTGCAGGGGCTGGGCGCCGACATCCAGCGGGTCGAGACCAACGACCGCTCCCACTCCGTCGCGCCGTTCAACTAG
- the proB gene encoding glutamate 5-kinase, producing MRDDVLAGLVSQIATLAKTGNRVVVVSSGAISCGLGLIPIKGSLSETVELQAASAVGQGRLFHRYYRLFADEGVTAAQVLLTSYDIEGRSQYLNARNTLMKLLEWGIVPIVNENDTTSSDEIRYGDNDFLAAQVAILVKADELMLLTDTEGLYTSDPSVDTNARLVEEVTDRSLLDEIEAGGAGSAIGSGGMKSKIVAAEMATTANIGVVIANGSRPGVVSDIAAGEKVGTRFRPLKSSMSSFKLWLKYGRPSSGAIVIDEGAATALRRRGKSLLPAGIVRVEGHFAAGEAVDVFFRKEGRQRVGKGVSNYSSEELRRIKGMQSRQVIKLLPHGEEEVIHRDYFVLED from the coding sequence CTGCGCGACGACGTGCTGGCGGGCCTGGTGTCACAGATCGCAACTCTTGCCAAAACCGGCAACAGGGTCGTGGTCGTCTCCTCGGGCGCCATCTCTTGCGGGCTCGGCCTCATTCCTATCAAAGGCAGTCTCTCCGAGACCGTGGAGCTGCAGGCGGCATCGGCCGTCGGGCAGGGGCGGCTCTTCCATCGCTACTACCGGCTCTTTGCAGATGAAGGCGTCACCGCCGCCCAGGTGCTTCTTACTTCCTACGACATCGAGGGCCGCAGCCAGTACTTAAACGCCCGCAACACCTTGATGAAACTGCTGGAATGGGGCATCGTCCCCATCGTCAACGAGAACGACACCACCTCCTCCGATGAGATACGCTATGGCGACAACGACTTCCTGGCGGCCCAGGTCGCGATCCTGGTGAAGGCCGACGAGCTGATGTTGCTCACGGATACGGAGGGGTTATATACTAGTGATCCTTCCGTGGATACCAATGCCAGGCTGGTCGAAGAGGTTACCGACCGGTCTCTGCTGGACGAGATCGAAGCCGGGGGCGCCGGCAGCGCCATCGGTTCCGGCGGCATGAAAAGCAAGATCGTAGCCGCGGAAATGGCGACGACGGCCAATATCGGCGTGGTCATCGCCAATGGCTCCCGGCCGGGCGTGGTAAGCGACATAGCCGCCGGCGAGAAGGTGGGAACCCGGTTCCGTCCCCTCAAGTCTTCCATGAGCAGTTTCAAGCTCTGGTTGAAATATGGGCGGCCTTCCAGCGGCGCCATCGTAATTGACGAAGGCGCGGCCACGGCCTTGCGCCGCCGCGGCAAGAGCCTGCTGCCGGCCGGAATCGTGCGCGTCGAGGGGCATTTTGCCGCCGGCGAGGCCGTCGATGTCTTCTTCCGCAAGGAAGGGCGCCAGCGGGTCGGCAAGGGCGTGAGCAATTATTCCAGCGAGGAGCTGCGGCGCATCAAGGGAATGCAGAGCCGCCAGGTGATCAAGCTATTGCCGCATGGGGAGGAAGAAGTAATACACCGAGATTATTTTGTGCTCGAAGATTAA
- a CDS encoding glutamate-5-semialdehyde dehydrogenase — translation MKIKDLCENAKTASRELASLTPAEKNRALNEIAMALERRTAEILRENRDDVKEGKAAHLSGALMDRLMLDEDRIREMAWSLRSIASLPDPVGEIIDGWRLANGMEVKKVRVPFGVVAVIYEARPNVTVDAAGLCLKTGNAVILRGGSASLHSIRMLTEVINGALIDAGLPAHAVSLVESRDRSHLKQLLQMSDYIDLIIPRGGEALKEYLVKNSKIPVIYAAGGNCHIFVDASADIGKAVRIVINAKVQRPGVCNSVETLLVHEDIAADFVPLVAKELLDRKVKIYADENSRALIKGRSERVAEATEEHYATEFLDLELAMKTVGGVDEAIAHISRYGTGHSEAILTEDLENSRRFTARVDAACVYVNASTRFTDGGQFGMGAEIGISTQKLHARGPLGLREMTSAKYVITGDGQVRG, via the coding sequence ATGAAGATCAAGGACCTTTGCGAAAACGCGAAGACGGCTTCCAGGGAGCTGGCGTCGCTGACGCCGGCGGAGAAGAACCGCGCCCTCAACGAGATCGCCATGGCGCTCGAGCGGCGCACGGCCGAGATCCTGCGCGAGAACCGCGACGACGTCAAGGAAGGCAAGGCGGCGCATCTCTCGGGAGCGCTGATGGACCGCCTGATGCTCGACGAGGATCGCATCCGCGAGATGGCCTGGAGCCTCAGGAGCATCGCCTCCCTGCCTGACCCCGTCGGCGAAATCATCGACGGCTGGCGCCTGGCCAATGGCATGGAAGTCAAAAAAGTGCGGGTCCCTTTTGGCGTGGTCGCCGTCATCTACGAGGCGCGGCCGAACGTCACCGTTGACGCCGCCGGCCTCTGTCTCAAGACCGGCAACGCCGTCATCCTTCGGGGAGGCAGCGCTTCGCTGCATTCCATCCGCATGCTCACGGAAGTCATCAACGGCGCCCTGATCGACGCCGGGCTGCCCGCGCACGCGGTCTCCCTGGTGGAGTCGCGCGACCGCAGCCACCTCAAGCAGTTGCTGCAGATGAGCGACTATATCGACCTGATCATCCCCCGGGGCGGCGAAGCGCTCAAGGAATACCTGGTCAAGAACTCCAAGATCCCCGTGATCTACGCCGCCGGCGGCAACTGTCACATCTTCGTCGACGCCAGCGCCGACATCGGCAAGGCGGTCAGGATCGTCATCAACGCCAAGGTGCAGCGCCCGGGCGTCTGCAATTCGGTGGAGACGCTGCTGGTCCATGAGGACATCGCCGCGGACTTCGTGCCTCTGGTGGCCAAGGAGCTGCTTGACCGCAAGGTAAAAATTTACGCTGACGAGAACTCCCGCGCGCTCATCAAGGGCAGGAGCGAAAGGGTGGCCGAGGCGACCGAGGAGCATTACGCCACTGAATTCCTCGACCTGGAGCTGGCCATGAAGACCGTCGGCGGCGTCGATGAGGCGATCGCGCACATCTCCCGCTACGGCACCGGCCATTCCGAGGCCATCCTCACCGAGGACCTCGAGAACTCGCGCCGTTTCACGGCACGCGTGGACGCCGCCTGCGTCTACGTCAACGCCTCGACCCGCTTCACCGACGGCGGCCAGTTCGGCATGGGCGCCGAGATCGGCATCAGCACCCAGAAGCTGCACGCGCGCGGTCCCCTGGGCTTGAGGGAAATGACCTCGGCCAAGTACGTAATCACCGGTGACGGGCAGGTGCGTGGCTGA
- the nadD gene encoding nicotinate-nucleotide adenylyltransferase, with product MANMKLAIMGGAFNPIHVGHLVCAEEAVSHFALDEVIFMPTGLAPHKQTGSASSEERYEMDVIATASNPRFEVSRYEIDQNRICYTVDTLRHFREEKPAAELFFITGTDAVAEILQWKEPDEILRLATLIAARRPGYSLEQMPADTREFLQHPRVRIMEIPCIDVSSSLIRERVARRRSIRYLVPEGVEKFIEKERLYLQE from the coding sequence ATGGCTAACATGAAACTGGCAATAATGGGCGGCGCCTTCAACCCGATTCACGTCGGGCATCTGGTCTGCGCCGAGGAGGCCGTCTCCCATTTCGCCCTCGACGAAGTCATCTTCATGCCGACCGGCCTGGCCCCGCACAAGCAGACCGGCTCGGCCAGCTCCGAGGAACGCTACGAGATGGACGTCATCGCCACCGCCTCCAACCCGCGCTTCGAGGTCTCCCGCTACGAGATCGATCAGAATCGGATATGCTACACAGTAGATACCCTGCGGCATTTCCGGGAGGAAAAACCGGCGGCAGAGCTCTTCTTCATCACCGGCACTGATGCCGTCGCCGAGATCCTTCAATGGAAGGAACCGGATGAGATCCTGCGCCTGGCGACCCTGATCGCCGCCCGCCGCCCCGGCTATTCGCTCGAGCAGATGCCTGCCGATACCCGGGAATTCCTTCAGCACCCGCGGGTGCGGATAATGGAGATTCCCTGCATCGATGTGTCTTCCAGCCTGATCAGGGAAAGGGTGGCACGGCGAAGATCGATCAGATATCTGGTTCCCGAGGGCGTCGAGAAATTCATTGAAAAAGAACGACTATACCTTCAAGAATAG